From Nitratidesulfovibrio vulgaris str. Hildenborough, a single genomic window includes:
- a CDS encoding Arm DNA-binding domain-containing protein: MALTDIQVTALQPWTKAYRIADASGLCLEASPNGHKLWRFRYRLQAKANMLVRGVYPQVSLKQARLARDEAHLKLAQGVNLSSRVFTRFRPQHLVSSPADVQVPRL; the protein is encoded by the coding sequence ATGGCGCTCACAGATATTCAGGTAACAGCCTTACAACCATGGACAAAGGCCTATCGCATCGCTGACGCGTCAGGACTATGCCTTGAGGCATCGCCCAATGGTCACAAGCTCTGGCGCTTCCGCTATCGTCTCCAGGCCAAGGCCAATATGCTGGTGCGTGGCGTCTATCCGCAAGTCAGCCTCAAGCAGGCACGGCTTGCCCGGGACGAGGCACATTTGAAGCTCGCGCAGGGCGTCAATCTGTCTTCTCGCGTCTTCACGCGGTTCCGCCCGCAACACCTGGTCTCCAGCCCCGCAGACGTTCAAGTCCCTCGCCTATAA
- a CDS encoding methyl-accepting chemotaxis protein, which produces MTIRAKLILSFLAAIVVAIGSISLLVSYQVRSYAEKDFKESSLGQLKRVNEFLVTFFSESEHGVAYISSLSAMKMAKGTVPSYVNESSSKVVRYGEMSEAAKRAYEVLAPLKKTNPYYDETFVAFDDGGFLAGSEMQMPAGYDPRKRGWYQAAVSGDGIQMTDAYKSTTGEAVTSAVGRIVDASGRTIGAAGIDINLSTLTKVIANIRIGETGYVVLIEDSGVVLSDSKDPANLFKKVTEIQDNLFRDAFAMREGVFEAKLGGKERLVSVLTGFEGWKLVVIIDTDEIFAESRAIVLKIVGVGAVIALILVVCAWFISRTIANPIDLLVRASGDIAAGNFNALPESSRFSGELLTLHGSLKRMVESLGELIKTAEAKSQEAEQQTALAKTALEEAEEARKAAEQAKRNGMLQAARDLQGIVEVISAASEELAAQIEQASRGAEFQSQRTGETATAMEEMNATVLEVARSAGSAAETSANARDNAEVGAGIVRDMVKGINSVNQYAERLQQDMDVLGRRAEDIGRIINVINDIADQTNLLALNAAIEAARAGEAGRGFAVVADEVRKLAEKTMAATKEVSDAIGGIQSGTRESFEQVQQTVKEVVTVTTMAEKAGNSLATIVQLSDKSSDQVRSIATASEEQSAASEEIAHAVDEINRITAETSDAMRQSAQAVTELAEQAQRLKNIIETMQRDNA; this is translated from the coding sequence ATGACCATTCGTGCCAAACTCATCTTGTCGTTTCTTGCAGCTATCGTGGTCGCCATCGGCAGCATCTCCCTTCTCGTCTCGTACCAAGTGCGTAGTTACGCCGAAAAGGACTTCAAGGAGAGTTCTCTTGGTCAGTTGAAGCGTGTCAACGAGTTCCTGGTCACATTCTTTTCCGAGTCTGAGCACGGGGTAGCCTACATTTCAAGCTTGAGCGCCATGAAGATGGCGAAGGGTACCGTACCCAGTTATGTGAATGAGTCGTCTTCCAAGGTCGTGCGCTACGGCGAAATGTCGGAAGCCGCCAAGCGTGCCTACGAGGTACTTGCCCCGCTGAAGAAGACGAACCCCTACTACGACGAAACCTTCGTAGCGTTTGATGACGGCGGTTTTCTTGCCGGATCGGAGATGCAGATGCCTGCCGGGTATGACCCCCGCAAAAGGGGCTGGTATCAGGCTGCGGTGTCCGGTGATGGTATTCAGATGACAGACGCCTACAAGTCGACCACGGGCGAGGCTGTCACCAGTGCCGTGGGGCGCATCGTCGACGCTTCGGGGCGCACCATCGGTGCCGCGGGCATCGACATCAACCTCTCTACCCTGACCAAGGTGATTGCCAACATTCGCATCGGCGAGACCGGTTATGTGGTGCTCATCGAAGATTCGGGCGTGGTGCTTTCAGACTCGAAAGACCCGGCCAACCTCTTCAAGAAAGTCACAGAGATTCAGGACAACCTCTTCCGCGATGCATTCGCCATGCGTGAAGGCGTGTTCGAGGCGAAGCTTGGCGGCAAGGAGCGTCTGGTCTCTGTGCTGACGGGTTTTGAAGGCTGGAAGCTTGTCGTCATCATCGACACCGATGAGATATTCGCAGAGTCGCGGGCCATCGTGCTGAAGATCGTCGGAGTGGGTGCCGTGATAGCCCTCATCCTTGTGGTCTGTGCGTGGTTCATCTCCCGCACGATAGCCAACCCCATCGACCTGCTCGTGCGTGCATCTGGGGACATCGCCGCAGGGAACTTCAATGCGTTGCCCGAGAGTTCACGGTTCTCTGGTGAACTGCTGACGCTGCATGGCAGCCTGAAGCGCATGGTGGAAAGCCTTGGCGAGCTCATCAAGACTGCTGAAGCCAAATCGCAGGAGGCCGAACAGCAGACTGCGCTGGCAAAGACAGCCCTTGAAGAGGCCGAAGAAGCCCGCAAGGCCGCCGAACAAGCCAAGCGGAACGGCATGTTGCAGGCGGCGCGTGACCTTCAGGGCATTGTCGAGGTCATCTCCGCGGCCTCTGAAGAGCTTGCCGCACAGATAGAACAGGCCTCGCGCGGGGCGGAGTTCCAGAGTCAGCGCACCGGAGAGACCGCCACGGCCATGGAAGAGATGAACGCCACCGTGCTCGAGGTGGCCCGTAGTGCTGGCAGTGCCGCTGAGACATCTGCCAATGCCCGGGACAATGCAGAGGTCGGGGCGGGCATCGTGCGCGACATGGTGAAGGGTATCAACTCCGTGAATCAGTATGCCGAGCGGTTGCAGCAGGACATGGACGTACTGGGCCGCAGGGCCGAGGACATAGGCCGCATCATCAACGTCATCAATGACATCGCCGACCAGACGAACCTGCTCGCGTTGAACGCCGCCATCGAAGCGGCCCGTGCTGGCGAGGCCGGACGCGGTTTTGCCGTGGTCGCTGACGAGGTGCGCAAGCTGGCTGAGAAGACCATGGCTGCCACCAAGGAGGTGAGCGACGCCATCGGCGGTATACAGTCCGGAACGCGTGAGAGCTTCGAGCAGGTGCAGCAGACGGTGAAGGAAGTGGTCACCGTGACGACCATGGCCGAGAAGGCGGGCAACTCGCTGGCTACCATCGTGCAGCTGTCGGACAAGTCTTCAGACCAGGTGCGCTCTATCGCGACCGCGAGTGAAGAGCAGTCTGCCGCCTCTGAAGAAATCGCCCATGCCGTGGACGAGATAAACCGCATCACTGCCGAGACCAGCGACGCCATGCGGCAGTCGGCACAGGCTGTGACCGAGCTTGCCGAACAGGCCCAGCGGCTGAAGAACATCATCGAGACCATGCAGCGCGACAACGCCTAG
- a CDS encoding cold shock domain-containing protein yields MRLCVEREGDRAKRENKGGGWSLRGRMFDQGKIAQWNDERGFGFISPDDGSPRVFAHISAFRSRHPLPEVGERVLYYLGPPSPKGSRASVVRYIDRVQRPAAWRGRHSALDVFAQKVAALVVVMVLVVLAVLWSQFEGESSHQREVNLPAPAKADPQFKCAGKTRCDQMTSCAEAKYYLRHCPGVAIDGDDDGIPCEMTLCRGW; encoded by the coding sequence ATGCGGCTATGTGTTGAGCGTGAGGGGGATCGAGCAAAAAGGGAAAACAAGGGGGGCGGCTGGTCGTTGCGAGGGCGTATGTTCGATCAAGGCAAAATTGCACAGTGGAATGACGAGCGCGGTTTTGGCTTCATCTCTCCGGATGACGGGTCGCCGCGTGTTTTCGCCCATATCTCGGCGTTTCGTTCGCGTCACCCGCTGCCGGAAGTCGGCGAGCGCGTGCTCTACTATCTCGGGCCCCCGTCACCCAAGGGGTCTCGCGCCAGTGTCGTGCGTTATATCGACAGGGTACAGAGACCTGCGGCATGGAGGGGGCGTCATTCTGCCCTTGATGTCTTCGCACAAAAGGTGGCTGCGCTTGTGGTGGTCATGGTCCTTGTCGTTTTGGCGGTTCTGTGGTCGCAGTTTGAGGGAGAGAGTTCCCACCAGAGGGAGGTGAACCTGCCTGCGCCAGCAAAGGCAGACCCGCAGTTCAAGTGTGCTGGCAAGACACGGTGCGACCAGATGACTTCGTGTGCAGAGGCGAAATACTACCTTCGGCATTGTCCCGGCGTTGCCATCGACGGCGACGATGATGGGATACCTTGTGAGATGACGTTGTGCAGGGGCTGGTAG
- the lnt gene encoding apolipoprotein N-acyltransferase produces the protein MHQFLTPLVAILGLWLGFPNPLGQVPLLALLYPAALYACALRASTWQTALRSGWLTGMTAASACLYWLAVPVHDFGDLPWVLAVPCAVVIGAYVGLYAGLFCMATHLFRDRTSPLRRALLAGVLWFLLEWLRGVLFTGFPWLSLSSAFVPWPVAVQFASVVGGYGLSGIMAAIACLAYESLHGRQTSLCAATLSGFTLVICAWGIMTLSTPLPQSSPFGALMIQGNINQDQKWEAAFQKGTVDKYLALTRQALGGERPRLVIWPETSMPFYFQEHKTYGPVVRDFVKENNIALLIGTPGYDRKTGAGYALFNRAYLLGADGETLGHYDKEHLVPFGEYLPPGLNLPFLAKLLQGVGDFTPGTRTQPLKLGDLALGMLICYESIFPELALQRVADGANVLVNISNDAWFGFTAAPEQHIQLSAMRAVEQGRFLLRGTNTGITAAIDPHGRIIGRSNVFVDAAVFVTASPLSSRTVYFHIAAWLPLAGVALALLLLLRPVRPSA, from the coding sequence ATGCACCAGTTTCTAACACCCCTTGTCGCCATCCTCGGCCTTTGGCTTGGGTTTCCCAATCCACTGGGGCAGGTCCCACTGCTCGCGCTGTTGTACCCGGCAGCCCTCTACGCCTGTGCCCTGCGCGCCTCCACATGGCAGACTGCCCTTCGTTCCGGCTGGCTCACGGGCATGACTGCGGCCTCGGCCTGTCTCTACTGGCTTGCGGTGCCCGTACATGATTTCGGCGACCTTCCGTGGGTGCTGGCCGTGCCTTGCGCCGTGGTCATAGGAGCCTATGTGGGGCTGTATGCCGGGCTGTTCTGCATGGCCACACATCTGTTCCGTGACCGCACGTCCCCGCTTCGGCGAGCGCTGCTTGCGGGGGTGCTGTGGTTTCTTCTGGAATGGCTGCGCGGAGTGCTGTTCACCGGCTTCCCATGGTTGTCGCTCTCTTCGGCGTTCGTGCCCTGGCCCGTTGCAGTGCAATTCGCATCGGTCGTAGGAGGCTATGGTCTTTCTGGCATCATGGCTGCCATAGCCTGTCTCGCCTATGAAAGCCTTCACGGCAGACAGACATCCCTTTGCGCGGCCACGCTGTCCGGGTTCACTCTCGTGATATGCGCATGGGGTATCATGACGCTGTCCACCCCCCTGCCGCAAAGTTCTCCGTTTGGCGCGCTCATGATTCAGGGCAACATCAATCAGGACCAGAAATGGGAAGCGGCCTTTCAGAAGGGAACCGTTGACAAGTATCTGGCCCTGACCCGCCAAGCCCTCGGCGGCGAGCGCCCGCGGCTGGTCATCTGGCCCGAAACGTCGATGCCGTTCTATTTTCAGGAACACAAGACCTACGGCCCGGTCGTCCGTGACTTCGTAAAAGAAAACAACATCGCACTACTGATCGGCACCCCCGGTTATGACCGGAAGACCGGCGCGGGCTACGCCCTTTTCAACCGCGCCTATCTCCTCGGTGCCGATGGCGAGACACTGGGGCATTACGACAAGGAACACCTCGTCCCCTTCGGCGAATACCTCCCCCCCGGCCTGAACCTGCCCTTTCTTGCCAAGCTGCTGCAAGGCGTAGGCGACTTCACCCCGGGAACACGGACACAGCCGCTCAAATTGGGCGACCTTGCCCTCGGTATGCTCATCTGCTATGAAAGTATCTTTCCGGAGTTGGCCTTGCAGCGTGTCGCCGATGGCGCGAATGTTCTCGTCAACATCAGCAACGACGCATGGTTCGGTTTTACGGCAGCCCCCGAGCAGCATATACAGCTGTCGGCCATGCGCGCCGTGGAACAGGGACGCTTTCTGTTGCGTGGGACAAACACCGGCATCACGGCAGCTATAGACCCGCACGGCCGCATCATTGGCCGCAGTAACGTGTTCGTCGACGCGGCCGTTTTTGTCACCGCATCCCCCCTGTCATCGCGGACGGTGTATTTCCACATCGCCGCATGGCTGCCTCTGGCGGGGGTGGCACTGGCGCTGCTGCTTCTGCTTCGCCCTGTCCGGCCTTCGGCATAA
- the prfB gene encoding peptide chain release factor 2 (programmed frameshift), whose translation MLHLPELRTRSTTLFEQFSTLWGRLDLAGNRHRLSEIEKQLSTPDAWNNPEKLTPVLQEKSMLEGEINRLEALETCRNDVSEWLLLAEEDESAEALESLEEQIIRLEQLIEETEMNLLLSGKEDRFAALLEIHPGAGGTEAQDWAEMLLRMYLRWADTHGYKTEYLDYLDGDEAGIKSVTLRIAGPNAYGLLKGERGIHRLIRISPFDASGRRHTSFASVDVIPDVGQDIKIEIKDTDLRIDVFRSSGPGGQSVNTTSSAVRVTHIPTGIVAQCQNEKSQHHNKDSALQILRGRLYELELRKLEEEKKAQYGAKDAIGFGSQIRTYTLQPYRLVKDHRTNTEVGDVEAVLDGRLDKLLRDYLLYLHGQKTN comes from the exons ATGCTCCACCTACCCGAATTGCGTACACGCAGCACAACCCTTTTCGAACAATTCTCCACGCTATGGGGGCGTCTT GACCTCGCGGGCAACAGACACCGCCTCTCCGAGATAGAGAAGCAGCTTTCCACGCCGGACGCGTGGAACAATCCCGAAAAGCTCACCCCCGTCCTGCAGGAGAAGAGCATGCTCGAAGGCGAGATCAATCGCCTTGAAGCGCTCGAGACCTGCCGTAACGATGTCTCCGAATGGCTGCTGCTCGCCGAAGAGGACGAAAGCGCAGAGGCCCTCGAATCGCTCGAAGAGCAGATCATCCGCCTCGAGCAGCTCATCGAGGAGACCGAGATGAACCTGCTGCTCTCCGGCAAGGAGGACAGGTTCGCCGCCCTGCTCGAAATCCATCCCGGAGCGGGTGGCACCGAAGCGCAGGACTGGGCCGAGATGCTGCTGCGCATGTACCTGCGCTGGGCCGATACACACGGCTACAAGACGGAATACCTCGACTATCTCGACGGTGACGAGGCGGGCATCAAGAGCGTCACGCTGCGCATTGCCGGCCCCAACGCCTACGGCCTTCTCAAGGGCGAACGGGGCATCCACAGACTCATCCGCATTTCGCCGTTCGACGCTTCGGGGCGCAGGCATACGTCGTTCGCCTCGGTGGACGTCATCCCCGACGTAGGGCAGGATATCAAGATCGAGATCAAGGATACCGACCTGCGCATCGACGTCTTCCGTTCAAGCGGCCCCGGCGGGCAGAGCGTCAACACCACAAGTTCCGCAGTGCGTGTGACGCACATCCCCACCGGTATCGTGGCCCAGTGCCAGAACGAGAAGTCGCAGCACCACAACAAGGATTCCGCCCTTCAGATTCTTCGCGGTCGACTCTATGAGCTCGAATTGAGGAAACTCGAAGAAGAGAAGAAGGCGCAGTACGGAGCGAAGGACGCCATCGGCTTCGGCAGCCAGATACGCACCTATACCCTCCAGCCCTATCGGCTTGTGAAAGACCACAGAACCAACACCGAAGTGGGCGATGTCGAAGCGGTGCTCGACGGCAGACTCGACAAACTGTTGCGGGACTACCTGCTGTACCTGCATGGACAAAAGACGAACTGA
- a CDS encoding GGDEF domain-containing protein, protein MDKRRTDPGNGHEREKLIAELERLRAAIAAMDETVHEGGGTVVSSRPNADIDAVSLPVQPCVMDSPEEAMTNSSGVSDAPPILAVTRLFQGLDADTWRDIAERHQLEGWLPVELSRDSCTNLREWQRTIEEMARQRDTDPLTGLPNRRAFARHLEAELERTRRGRGDLSLVILDIDHFKSVNDNYGHPCGDEVLLRLASQLQTSVRLYDLAARIGGEEFAIVLPGASALKAQALCERILQRFASTGMDCPGVPPFHVTFSGGIATCTTGVTCPASLLVDRADKALYEAKQAGRNRIYVHREPGITHPERSTLVESSEKQFLFSGNTGQTKP, encoded by the coding sequence ATGGACAAAAGACGAACTGACCCCGGCAACGGTCATGAGCGTGAAAAGCTCATCGCCGAACTTGAACGCCTTCGGGCGGCCATCGCCGCCATGGACGAGACCGTCCACGAAGGCGGCGGTACGGTTGTGTCTTCACGGCCGAACGCGGACATAGACGCCGTCAGCCTCCCCGTGCAGCCTTGCGTGATGGACAGCCCAGAGGAAGCAATGACCAACTCTTCCGGCGTGTCAGACGCCCCTCCCATTCTGGCCGTCACCCGTCTCTTTCAGGGACTCGATGCGGACACATGGCGCGACATCGCCGAACGCCACCAGCTTGAAGGCTGGTTGCCTGTGGAATTGTCGCGCGACAGCTGCACCAACCTGCGAGAATGGCAGCGCACCATCGAGGAGATGGCACGCCAGCGCGACACCGACCCGCTTACGGGCCTGCCCAACCGCAGGGCTTTCGCAAGGCACCTCGAAGCTGAACTTGAAAGGACGCGCAGAGGACGTGGCGACCTCAGTCTGGTCATTCTCGACATCGACCATTTCAAGTCGGTCAACGACAACTACGGGCACCCCTGCGGCGACGAGGTGCTTTTACGCCTTGCCTCCCAGTTGCAGACCTCCGTGCGCCTCTACGACCTTGCAGCGCGAATCGGCGGCGAAGAGTTCGCCATCGTCCTGCCCGGCGCCTCGGCGTTGAAGGCCCAGGCCCTTTGCGAACGCATCCTGCAACGTTTCGCATCCACCGGAATGGACTGCCCGGGCGTTCCGCCCTTCCATGTCACCTTCTCCGGCGGCATCGCCACCTGTACCACCGGCGTGACCTGCCCGGCGTCCCTTCTGGTGGACAGGGCCGACAAGGCCCTCTACGAGGCCAAGCAGGCAGGGCGCAATCGCATCTACGTCCACCGGGAACCCGGCATCACACATCCTGAACGCAGCACTCTGGTCGAATCCAGCGAAAAACAGTTTCTGTTCTCGGGCAACACAGGGCAGACCAAGCCATGA
- a CDS encoding MinD/ParA family protein: MTTNHTLSVSILSGKGGVGKTNIALNLGYCLHRGGHPLLLMDCDLGLANLDVLLGLAPERTLHDLLLGGASIDDVAVPIEQGGFDFIPAASGGPELVELDSDMRSLLLQRLSPAFARYDYLFLDLGAGLSPTVLAFAAMTRVRLVIITPEPTSLTDSYALMKVLATQHGVRDFHVIVNQAEDRAEEQTAYRRLAAACDKFLGFTPEFLGGIRLDKALPEAVRRQKPLMQTNPRALAAQDIFAIAVKLQRLRTALLPQLAEEPVLRALPADDY, encoded by the coding sequence ATGACGACGAACCACACGCTCAGCGTATCCATACTCAGCGGCAAAGGCGGCGTGGGCAAGACCAACATCGCCCTCAATCTGGGCTATTGCCTGCATCGTGGCGGTCATCCGCTACTGCTCATGGACTGCGACCTCGGTCTGGCCAACCTTGACGTGCTGCTGGGCCTCGCGCCTGAACGCACGCTTCACGACCTGCTTCTGGGAGGCGCCAGCATCGATGACGTAGCCGTTCCCATCGAACAGGGCGGGTTCGATTTCATCCCGGCAGCCTCCGGGGGGCCTGAACTTGTCGAACTCGATTCGGACATGCGCTCGCTGTTGCTGCAACGCCTCTCCCCGGCCTTTGCCCGCTACGACTACCTCTTTCTCGACCTTGGTGCGGGCCTTTCACCGACAGTGCTCGCCTTTGCGGCCATGACACGTGTCCGTCTCGTGATCATCACTCCCGAGCCCACGTCCCTCACGGACAGCTATGCCCTCATGAAGGTACTGGCGACACAGCACGGAGTCCGCGATTTCCACGTGATCGTCAATCAGGCCGAAGACCGCGCCGAAGAGCAGACGGCCTACCGCCGACTTGCCGCCGCCTGTGACAAATTCCTCGGCTTCACCCCGGAGTTTCTCGGTGGTATACGGCTCGACAAGGCCCTGCCCGAAGCGGTGCGTCGTCAGAAACCGCTGATGCAGACAAACCCCCGTGCCCTTGCGGCACAAGACATTTTCGCCATCGCCGTGAAGCTGCAACGGCTCCGCACGGCGTTGTTGCCCCAACTGGCTGAAGAACCCGTCTTGCGGGCGCTTCCGGCCGATGACTACTAA
- a CDS encoding HU family DNA-binding protein, producing the protein MNKSELIRTLSEETNIPIEEATIVVNTFIDNMKDSLLAGDRVEIRGFGSFKIKDYGGYSGRNPKTGKMVDVEPKRLPFFRAGKELKEFLNEQQ; encoded by the coding sequence ATGAACAAGAGCGAACTCATCAGAACCCTTTCGGAAGAGACCAACATCCCCATCGAAGAAGCCACCATCGTAGTCAACACCTTCATCGACAACATGAAGGATTCGTTGCTGGCAGGCGACCGTGTCGAGATTCGCGGTTTCGGCAGCTTCAAGATCAAGGATTACGGCGGTTATTCCGGTCGCAACCCCAAAACCGGCAAGATGGTCGACGTCGAACCCAAGCGACTGCCCTTCTTCCGCGCAGGCAAGGAACTCAAAGAGTTCCTCAATGAGCAGCAGTAG
- the dapF gene encoding diaminopimelate epimerase has product MSGKKATVPFHKLHGCGNDFVFIDNRHLKLSVEAMPDWARSICRRAFGVGADGLVFLDTAPQGHEADYIWHFYNADGSRAEMCGNASRCAAVLAVDLGFAGPRHAFGTDAGIVHAVADVEAGYAKVELTRPRDLAAGTTLELEGTPFTVHFVNTGVPHAVVFSDSVDGLDLRRLGAALRYHPHFSPAGTNANFASIIDRRTIHLRTYERGVEDETYACGTGAAATAFIAHTLGLTDASVGVRTSGGEVLGIDIEDGSIFLSGKAVRVFSGEMHPEGLGLTLP; this is encoded by the coding sequence ATGAGCGGCAAGAAGGCCACTGTGCCCTTCCACAAGCTGCACGGCTGCGGCAACGATTTCGTCTTCATCGACAACCGCCACCTCAAACTGTCCGTCGAAGCCATGCCCGACTGGGCCCGCAGTATCTGCCGACGCGCCTTCGGCGTGGGGGCCGACGGACTCGTCTTTCTCGATACCGCACCGCAAGGGCATGAAGCCGACTACATCTGGCATTTCTACAATGCCGACGGCTCCCGTGCCGAGATGTGCGGCAACGCCTCGCGCTGTGCCGCCGTCCTTGCCGTCGATCTAGGCTTTGCCGGACCGCGCCACGCCTTCGGCACCGATGCCGGCATCGTGCACGCCGTCGCCGATGTCGAAGCCGGATACGCCAAGGTTGAACTCACCCGGCCGCGCGACCTCGCAGCGGGGACGACTCTCGAACTGGAAGGGACGCCGTTCACAGTGCATTTCGTCAACACCGGCGTCCCGCATGCCGTAGTGTTCTCCGACTCCGTGGATGGCCTCGACCTGCGCAGGCTTGGTGCTGCCCTGCGCTATCACCCCCACTTCTCACCCGCAGGCACCAACGCCAACTTCGCCTCCATCATAGACCGCCGCACCATTCATCTGCGCACCTACGAACGCGGCGTCGAAGACGAGACCTACGCCTGCGGAACGGGTGCCGCAGCCACGGCTTTCATCGCCCATACGCTGGGATTGACTGATGCCAGCGTGGGTGTAAGAACGTCAGGAGGCGAAGTGCTTGGCATCGACATCGAAGATGGTTCCATTTTCCTCTCCGGCAAGGCGGTCAGGGTGTTCTCGGGCGAGATGCACCCTGAAGGGCTGGGGCTGACGCTGCCCTAG
- the dapA gene encoding 4-hydroxy-tetrahydrodipicolinate synthase translates to MQFTGAFTAIVTPFRNGRVDEERFRELIEWQIEQGINGLVPCGTTGESATLSHDEHRDVIRICVEQVKGRIPVLAGAGSNNTREAIDLTRFAKEAGADGALLITPYYNKPTQEGLYLHFKAIASEVSMPFIVYNVPSRTGTNICPETLARLNRDIPEVVGVKEATGNLIQVSEILEYCGTDFQVLSGDDFTVLPLLSVGGCGVISVTSNVVPAKMSDMCRAFKAGDLATARRLHFELSPINRAMFLETNPIPVKTALALMGRIDLEMRLPLCPLQQVNQSRLRDILAAAGIL, encoded by the coding sequence ATGCAGTTCACTGGAGCCTTTACCGCCATCGTCACTCCGTTCCGCAATGGTCGCGTCGATGAAGAGCGATTTCGCGAACTCATCGAATGGCAGATAGAACAGGGCATCAACGGCCTTGTTCCCTGCGGGACTACGGGCGAATCCGCCACTCTCAGCCATGACGAGCATCGCGACGTCATCCGCATCTGTGTCGAGCAGGTCAAGGGCCGCATTCCCGTACTGGCAGGCGCGGGTTCGAACAACACGCGCGAGGCCATCGACCTCACCCGCTTCGCCAAGGAAGCCGGTGCCGACGGCGCGCTGCTCATCACCCCCTATTACAACAAGCCCACACAGGAAGGACTGTACCTGCACTTCAAGGCCATCGCCTCCGAGGTGTCGATGCCCTTCATCGTGTACAACGTCCCAAGCCGGACGGGCACGAACATCTGCCCCGAGACTCTGGCGCGCCTCAACCGTGACATTCCTGAAGTTGTGGGCGTGAAAGAGGCCACGGGCAACCTCATTCAGGTCTCCGAGATTCTCGAATACTGCGGAACCGACTTCCAGGTACTCTCCGGCGACGACTTCACCGTGCTGCCCCTGCTTTCCGTTGGCGGCTGCGGGGTCATCTCCGTCACGTCCAACGTCGTTCCCGCCAAGATGTCGGACATGTGCCGGGCCTTCAAGGCGGGCGACCTTGCCACTGCACGGCGGCTGCACTTCGAGCTTTCGCCCATCAATCGCGCCATGTTCCTCGAAACCAACCCCATCCCGGTCAAGACGGCCCTTGCACTCATGGGCCGCATCGACCTCGAGATGAGGCTCCCCCTCTGCCCCCTGCAACAGGTCAACCAGTCGCGTCTGCGGGACATCCTTGCGGCAGCGGGCATCCTGTAA